Genomic DNA from Mus musculus strain C57BL/6J chromosome 11, GRCm38.p6 C57BL/6J:
TCTGCATCTAAATTACGTCCTGCTGTCTACCTTGTTGTCTctacttaaaatgtttaaatccTTAAATTCTATATAAATTGTTTTTggaaatttgtattttatttttttggttccATTCAGGGTTCTCCCTTTTGGGTCTGCTGGCCTGATACTTGGTATGAAGATCAGGGTGACACTGAACATCAGTGACccttctgcctctcctcctcagtgctgggacatGCATGTCCACCACACCTGttcaaatagttcttcttgtgTGTTGTGCAGAGAACAATGGCCAGAGAATAAAGTCTGTGTATGTTCAGTGCAGGACCAGTGTTTTGGAATATTGTTGATCCCTAGTTGGTTAGTTATTAGCCCATTTTATCTTTACAGCCACCCTGCCCAGTGGGAACTGTTTCTCACCGCCACCATACAGACAAGAAAACTAAGATGAAGGTTAAGTAACTTTTCCAGGATCATATAACTGGTGTCTTCATCGCCCATAACTCATTTTAGGGCACTGTCCTGTCCTGGGGCAGTTGAACTGGTCTAAACTGTAAGGGACTAGCAGCAGTGCCAGGGTCAGGTCGCCGCAGCAGTGCGTTCCCTGGACCTGAAGATGAGCTCTCAGTGCTTAGCTCCTTATCAGTGGTCATTCTGAGTGTTAAAAGGAGATCGTGTGCGTaacatattttgttatgctttgccTGGCAATAAATGGCAGCTCCAATACTTGTAGTGATCATGATTCTGGGTGATTGTTAAGAGCCAGGCCATCTTTGGGTCTCTGCAGTTCTAAGAAGCACCAACAGGCCTTGCCCCCATACAGTGGTAGTCCACACTCAGGTGCATATCTGTAGGCGCCTGTCTTGTAACATGTGGTGCAGACTGGGCAGTCCTGGTTCCAGGGGCGAATGGGGACTGGAATCAAACTGACTCTGCTTATCTTCACATGGCTTCCTAGAGGAAGGAGCTCCCCTAATTATACAAAGTTCTATGTAGGCTAACAGTGGGGGCTGTTAACATCCTCTGTCATGGTGTACTGAAGTCACTGGAGACTTGGAACCCAAACTTTGTAGGGTCAGATCCCAGCCTTGAGCTAGCTACCTAGTATGCCTGAGTTTTTATCATCTTAAAGAAGAGAATCACACTAAGTGGTGAGGGAAAAGATGAAATGACACAAATGCAGTGCTGAGGCCATCATAGAAGGGAGtaagagggactggagagacagacagctcagtggttaagaacactggctgctcttccagaggacctggtttcagttcccagcttacaactgtctgtaataattccacttccaggggatctgacaccattatccagatatacatgcaggtagaacaccaatgtacattaagatagatagatagatagatagatagatagatagatagatagatagatagataggagggAGTAAGAGACAATGACTCCAGACAACAGGTGAGGAGAATATCTGTCCCCAGGACTCTTGCCGTACCACCCACAATGCAGTAACAAATGGGGCAACCCTTGGGCTCTGCGCCTGGCATGGTGGTCACAACTTTGGTTACCACTATTGCCCTGTTTACCACCATTTTTTCCTCCTGCCCAGAAGAGGTATCAGAGCCATGTCTTGGGGCATCTTGAAGTGAGGTATAGTCTTTAGTCTATATGGTGATCACTGGGGAAGGAGCATTTGGGAGATTAGATGAGAAGCTTTGGATGTGTGGCCCTCGGCCTGTGGAAGGAGCCAGAGCTTTGTGAGTACACTGAGGGTAAATAAGAAGGACCCACGCAATCTCTGCCAGGCTTTGGATAAGGGACCAGAATGGCTCTGGAACTCGGATCCTCAAATGAAAaagggaacctgagactgcagtggCCAGCACAGCTGTGAATTGCTCACTTGTGACTGCCATAGCTTACTCTTTGGTTGCCTACTGTTCCATTTGGATGAACCTCTCTGCAAGAGGTGTGGTGGGTTACATGTGCCCCTGGTCCCGGCTTTAAAGACAAAATCCAGAAGCCAAAGGTCTCAGAACAAAGAGTTGGACCCAAAGCCCCTCGCTCTAGGTCTGGTCACCTTCCCAGGGTCCTCAAGAGACTAGAGCAAATAGGCATGTATGCATGCCACTGGCCAGCTGGTATGTAGAGCACCTCCTAACACCCCCCAACATATGTCCCAGGCTAAAGTTTCTGGGTCTGTGGTGTAGATGTGGAAGCACTCTCCTAATGCAAAAATCTAATCAGGTTAGTCCTATGGGGAGGGCGGAGTTCTATTTTGGTATGTAAATAAGCCGACTgagatttaaaacaacaacaacaaaacaggcaaatctttgatttctttgagtCCCAGGTCTGGGCCACAGGGATTAGAGAGCGGACTGCAGGCTGAGGCTGCCCTGAACCTGTGGGATTGAAATGTGTTGCTGTGCTATTCCGAGGCGAATTGGGGCTATGCAAATCATCTTGTTGTACTTCCTGTAGCTGACTGAGCAAGCCTAGTGATAATCTTGTGGCCTCCCTGGTCTGATTGGATTTGGCCACATAGCCTGACGGGCTGCTGGTAGGGATCAGGGTTTGCAGAGCAGCCAAGGTGTCTTTGACTGTTGGCCCACACCCTGAATCCTTTCCTTGTGAggaccctctcccctctcctcttgaTTTCTGACACAGTTTCCGTTTCTCTGCAGAAGGAAAAGGCCAGGCTGGAGGGACTTGCTGAGCCACGACGCTTCTCCATGTTGGCTATGCTCTCAGGTGAGAGAGTGCAGGGAAGACTACAGCCAGGGAGAAAGTAGACCCCAGGCGGGAAGGCAGCCAAGGCAGCAGCCATTTTGTTCAGTCCTCCTCTCCCCCAATGGTTGGGTGTGGAGAGCTCCCCTTCTACTGCTTACTGTAAATCTGGAGGTCATGACTACTTGCCCTTTGCTGTGGCCTGAGGTATCCCTGGCCTCTGCTGACCCAGATGTTAGACATGTGCTGGTCTTGGACACTAGTTCGATTCTGAGCTGTCTAGTATTAATCCATGACTTCTGTGGCCTGAATTATTCAGCCTTTCACCAGATTCTGTCCAACAGCCTCTAACTGCCGTCCCCCATTTATCTCCCTGCTCTCAGAGGTTCCTGACACCGGCCCAGCCTCTGAGACTCTCCCTGGCCTCTTTTCCCTATGTTTAGGCTGGCATCATGCCACCCCCTGCAGAGGTGACGGACCCATCCCATGCCCCAGCTGTCCTGCATCAGCTCAATGAGCAGCGGCTCCGTGGCCTCTTCTGTGACGTCACCCTCATAGCTGGAGACACCAAGTTCCCTGCTCACCGCAGTGTCCTGGCCGCCTCTAGTCCCTTCTTCAGAGAAGCCCTACTAGCTTCAGCCCCACTGCCCCTTCCACCAGTTACTGGCGGCTCAGCCCCCAGCCCCGCAACCACCACAGCTGCCTCCTCTTcgtcctcctctccccctccagcCTCTCCTCACTCTTCATCTCCTCCCCGGGTGCTAGAGCTGCCCGGGGTCCCAGCAGCTGCCTTCTCCGATGTCCTCAACTTCATCTATAGTGCCCGGCTTGCACTCCCTGGCGGTGGTGGGGATGGGGCAGCTGTGGCAGAGATTGGAGCTCTGGGCCGGAGGCTGGGTATCTCCCGTCTACAGGGCCTGGGGGAAGGAGGTGATACTTGGGTACCACCTGCCCCAACTTCCATGGTCACCTCAGATCCTACTGAGGATGGTTTGGGGGCAGGGCCTAGAACAgatggagagtgggtgggtgacaAAGCTGAGGCCCTGACTCCTGACTCCCAGCCCCGGCGGCCCTTTCCTTGCCCTCGATGTGGAAAAAGCTTCATCCATCCCAAGCGACTACAGACCCACGAGGCTCAGTGTCGACGAGGGTCCAACACTCGGGGGTCTGCAGGGCTGGGGCCTGGAGTCTCTGGCTCTGGGGGTCCTGCAGGAGTGGATGCCTCTGCCCTGCCACAACCAGTGGGCTTCAGAGATGGCCCTGAGCATGTGGTGAAGGTTGTGGGCGGCCACGTGCTCTATGTGTGTGCGGCCTGTGAGCGTTCCTACGTGACCCTGTCCAGCCTGAAGCGGCACAGCAATGTACACTCGTGGCGGAGGAAGTACCCCTGCCGCTACTGTGAGAAGGTGTTTGCCCTGGCTGAGTACCGCACCAAGCACGAGGTGTGGCACACTGGGGAGCGCAGGTGAGTGACCTGAGGTGACAAGGGAGGGATGGGCCGAGGGGGCTAGAAAGCCGGCTGTCCACACCAGGGTCTGCTCTTGTCCTGTCCTGCTTCCATGCCTCCTTTCAGCCCCAGTTCCTGGATGCCAGCATCTTGCCTGTCCATCCAGGCTTGGTGCTGTGGGAAAAgctaggaaggaaagagaaatctGCCCCTCCCAGGAGAGGACTGTGGGAGTCCAGGCCCACCCACTGGGGTTTTCGAGCACACAGAACAACACCTGGTATTTCCTTAGCCTGTCCATTCTGTTCTTTGCACCACAGAAGGCATTTTGGGGGCTAAACTATGTGACTAGTCCCATTTCACgacagaacagccaaggctgagAGTGGAAGCTGGAAGGAGCCAGGGTGCTGAGCTTAGTCTGGCCCTGCTGCAGTGGCTGGCAGGGTGCAGCAAAGCAGCaggaagggaggatggagagGTTGCTGGGCAGTTACAGGTCTGAGGGCTGCAGATGACAGGGCAAGATGAGGTACTGCCTTCAGGGCCCTTAACTCAAGTGGCTCTGTTCCTGCCCTATTCCCTGCTGTCCTGGCCCAGGTACCAGTGCATCTTCTGCTGGGACACCTTTGTCACCTATTATAACCTGAAGACCCACCAGCGAGCCTTCCATGGCATTAGCCCTGGCCTCCTAGCCAGTGAGAAGACACCCAATGGAGGCTACAAACCCAGGCTTAATACCCTCAAGCTGTACCGCCTGCTCCCTATGCGGGCGGCCAAGCGGCCCTACAAGACCTACAGTCAGGGAGCCCCTGAGGCCCCTCTTTCTCCAAGCCTCCACACACCGGCCCCCGCGGCAATGCCAGCCagcccccaacccctacccccacccgcCCCAGAGCCTGGTCCTCCCCCCTCTGTCATCACCTTTGCTCATCCGGCTCCCTCTGTCATTGTCCACGGGAGCAGTAGTAGTGGTGCAGCCGGGGGCGGACCAGCCGGCACAGGAGGGTCCCAAGCTGCCTCAGTCATCACTTATACGACTCCCCCAAGACCCCCCAAGAAACGAGAGTACCCACCTCCTCCCCCTGAGCCTACAGCAACACCCACCAGCCCAGCCTCCACCGCCGTCAGCCCAGCCACAGCTGCAGGgccagccacagccacagaggAGGCCAAGGGCCGGAATCTGCGGGCTGGGAGGACTCTGACTTACACAGCCAAACCCGTGGGTGGGttgagtgggagtgggggttcCCCCACAGGGACTGGCCGAGGCTCTTCTCAGCTTCAGGCTCCACCTCCACTGTGTCAGATCACTGTGCGAATTGGGGAAGAGGCCATTGTCAAGCGCCGCATCTCAGAAACTGACCTGCGTCCTGGAGAGCTGAGTGGAGAGGAAGTAGAGGAGagcgaggaagaggaggaggaagaggaggaggaggaccaggaggaaCAAGAGGAATCGAAGGCTGGAGGGGAAGATCAGCTTTGGAGACCCTACTATTCATACAAGCCTAAGCGCAAGGCTGGAGCTACTGCCGGCGGGGCCAGCGGGGTCAGTGGACTGCCCCGAGGACGAAGACCACCACGCTGGAGGCAAAAGCTGGAACGAAGGGGCTGGGAGGAGACCCCATCAGTGGAGGGCCCAGGAGGACGAGGACGTGGTGAGCGTAGGCACCGTTGTGGGGACTGTGCCCAGGCCTTTGCCACTGTGAGGAAGCTGAGAAAGCACCAGGAAGCCCATAGTGGAGGCTCCCACACCTCCAGGACTGGGAGGAGGTCTTCCACCCGCTTCACCTGTCCCCACTGTGCCAAGGTGTGCAAGACGGCAGCTGCCCTGAACCGACATGGGCAAAGGCATGCTGTGGAACGGCCCGGGGGCACTCCCACACCTGTCATTGCCTATTCCAAAGGAAGCATTGGCACCAGGCCCACTGACGTCAAGGAGGAGGCCCCCCAGGAGATGCAAGTGTCCTCTTCCAGTGGGGAGGCAGGCAGTGGTAGCGCTGCCGCTGCTGAAGCTTCTGAGTCTGCCTCACTCCAGGACCCGGTCATCTCTGGGGGTGAGGAGCCTCCAGTAGCAGGTGGGGGCAGCTATGTATACCCACCTGTGCAGGAATTTCCCCTGGCCCTGATAGGAGGCAGCCGGGAGCCCAGTGCCGGCAAAGGAAAACCTGGGAATGAGGGTTCCTTGGGAGCTTCTGAGGGTGACCGGATGGAGGGGATGGGGACTGCCAAAGTCACCTTCTACCCTGAGCCCTACCCACTTGTCTATGGCCCCCAGCTCCTTGCTGCCTACCCTTACAACTTCAGCAACTTGGCTGCTCTCCCAGTTGCTCTCAACATGGTCCTACCTGACGAAAAAGGTGGTGGGGCCCTTCCCTTCCTACCAGGGGTCTTTGGCTACGCAGTGAATCCTCAAGCGGcgccacccactccccctccccctctccctctgccagtTTCCCCTAAGGGAATAGGGGGAATGACAGGGGTAGAGAGAACCCAGAAGGGGGATGTGGGGTGAGCAACAAGGCCAGGTCCCCCTCTTACCAGATGCCACCCTCCCCgagtcccctccccccactctcagCTCCCTGGCCTCCCTGCCCTTTGGGAGCCCCATCACACTCTTGTGCAGGGATTTGGGGGCCCCTGGAGCTCAGGAGTCAGGCTGCTTTGTGTGATTGTAGTTTCCCCATTCCCTGAGAAGGGAGTTTTGGTggttcctctctgtcttctccaggGAATGGCCCCTGTGAGGGGAAGAGCCAGCTCCCATCCCTCATCCAGCCCTTGGGGCAACTGAGCAATATACTTATCTGAGTCTCTACTTACAGCCCCCACCAGCTCTGAATGTCTAACCTGCTCCCCTGATCTGTAAGCCTAGGGGGAACCATCTCTCACCCAACGATGCCTGCTCATTCTGACGCTGTCTCTAAGACCTTCTTCCCCAGAGGCTTCCTAGCACATTCCATCCTTTGTGGCCCAAGGCCTGGACCAGACCATTGTGATATCCAACCCACCAGCCTGGAAGCATGGCTTTTGGATTCCGTTCTTCCCAAGGGTGGGTTTCCCTGTCCTTGTTTCTTTCATATTAAGACGCCATGCCTTCCTTGGCTTCCATGCCTTTGGATCTTCCATATTCCTTCCTGTGCTCCTAGACTTGGAGATGGCCTAACCCATTTCAGGTCAAAAGGAGGTGGGAGGTGTCCTGTGGCTAAGCACTTTCTCAATACAGGGCAGGGAAATCGTGGGCCCTACCTTTACCCCCACGTCCAGTGACCCCAGATTCTTCCAAGACAAAAGAGGTGAATAGATCATAACTCTTCTGGCCTTTATATGTGGCTTCTTTGGGGCTAACCTAACTTTGAGCACCAGGTATGAAGCACTCCATAGAGAATGGAGAAGATACTCTACTTTCTCCCTGACAACCCCTTACTAGGGCTTCTCCTAGATTAGACCAAATAGCCAGATAAATGGATGGGGTTTGATGTGTGGGTAAGCCCAGGATTTGAACATCACCTCCATCTTTACCTTTATCCCTTCTCTGATGTCACTGTCCTCACCGATCACTCCAGATGGTTTCAAAGGAACCATCTTTCTCTTCTGGTGGGCTTTGGGGTATCCCCACCAACTTTGCCTCCAAAATAGCACCTTATACCCCATCTTTGACTCAGTCCCCCACACCCAAAGATCCCAGCCTAGGAATGGGGTGCAGGGATTTTAAATAGTCCCTAATCCCTAATTTGCACTAGTTAACCCTGGTCAGGGGACCTATGTTTCCTTCCAGTAGGGACTATAGACAAATGTTTGTTCTTAATTCCCTTTGAAAAATGGGGCCTCCCTGATGTGTGATTAGATGGATATTTCCAATAtacccatctcccctcccccacaaagaAAGAACCAGCTCACAAAGGGAGAGCCAGTTTGGGCAAGCAAATTTGATGTGGGAGTTAGAGGAGTATGACTTCAAAAGGAGAAAGACTGTTTTAACCAAATGACAGTCTTTCTCTCAGCTACTGTTTTCTGGGGCCAAgatggctgccctctgacctgCTGTGGAGAGGGCAAGATCATGGCTTTTGGAGGGAGGTGAGTTTGGGAAGGCCAGGAGCATCCTCCTGCCCCCTCCTAGCCTCCAAGTATATAGAAAGGGGGAGGTTTTTGACAGGCTTCCTGAATGTTAACCACGGAGGGGGTCACTCCACCCCTCCTCTGTCTCTTTGCACTTTTCTTGGTCTTGGCTACAGCCTGAGTGAAGAATTTCCTACTGAATGTACCAAGTTCCAGTTTTTAAGGGTTTGGAAAAAGTTTCAAACAGggaaaaatggagagaaaaaaaaagaaaaagaaaaaaaatcactaaaaactCCCGTAAATCTTGTTTCTGGCACTTTAGAAAAACTgcaaaaaatacataataaagaatacatatatatatatctacacacaaattatatatataaatatatctatatatacagcGGAACCacaagagagactgaggaaggccTGAAGGCAGGGGGCAGACAGGGGTCCCTCCTACCCTCCACTGCCCTCCTCTGAGGAAGTCATGAGAGAAGGGGTAAAAAATGGTCTGGGGAATTTGAATTTCAGAATAGATCAAAATTCTACCTTTTGGAAGAATTGAGATTCTTatgtgggcttttttttgttgtcgttttttgtttttaataagggtAAAGAGAATAGCTTCCAGAATTTAGCAACAAATAGTTGTGGCAAAGCAGaaacttaaaaatatgtatttgagATGGAAGGTCTCGATATCATGAGTTTCAGGTGTTGGAAGTTTGGGATTTCGCAATTTTGTCATTTGAAGGTGATCAAGTCTTGTCAGTTTGTGCCCTCTTTCCCCATGTGAcctgggaagaagggagaaagtgggaagccacTGGTTCTGTGCCACAGCACGCAAGATTTAGAATTTTACAGACTCTAGCTCTATATGTAGTGAGGACCCAGATTTAGAGAATCTGACCACTATTTATCTCcagatttgtgtgtgtttccAATTCTCTAGGCCAATAAATCAACAAGACAAATGAACTATGCTCACAGCGGGATGCCAGATGCGATCATTTGTGTGACTGGGGGTAGGGGGCAGGCATTTGTTGTCTTTGCTTGGCAGGGATCCTGAGACCTGTAGCCTACTCCTGACTCCAGGTGCTTCACTGTAGTTGTCTAGCCCCTAGGCTGCAGCTCACTTCTATCTGACCTCTCTACACAGAGATGCTAACTCtggagctggggatgtagctcagtcggTAGAGAGAGGGCTTGAGTAGAATGCGGGTGTGTTTCTCAGCTCAACAagatggcacacacctataaaacAAGCGCTTGGGAGGTGAAGGTTaagggtcatcttcagctacacatAGAGTTCCATAGCCCCTTTCTCACAAGGTCCCTTCTTAAAAATGCAGtgctcccctgcccccacctttAGAAGCACCCTTAAGTGCTGTGTTCAAGATTTCTATGTCCCAGAATAACCTTTGCCTTAAGCCAGGTGCAGAGATTGCATCATTGCCATAAGAGCTCCTTACTCCACTCCTGTCTCCTTGGCTTCATCTTGCCTGCTGGGTCTCTTTATGGAGGAATAGCTGGGAGCACGAGTAAGGCTGGACAGGTAGATGAGATCTTGTCTGGTTTGAGTATCCTGACCAGAGTGGGTTGCGACTCATAAGCCCTGGCAAGTTGCTGTCAACAGCCGCATCTGGTCTCTCGTCACTATAGCTTTCTAAATGTTTTCAAGAGAAGCCAAAAAACCCAAATGTCTGTAAGGTACACAAACTTTAAAGGTACCAAGCTTCAActactttttttcctttgagtgttttgcttgcatgtaggTCTGTGTACCACACATATACGGTGCCAGAGGAGGTCAGAAAGAGGGTATTCGATCCACTGGGGGCTGGAGTTGCACATGTGGGTGATAGGAATCAAATCCTgaagaagagcagccaatgttcctAACCTCGGAATcatctctctccagtccctaatcCACATTTAAgatatctttaatcctagcattcatgaggcagaagcaagtggagtttgaggccaacctggtctacacaacaAGCTCCAGGCTAGCCATGGTTACAGAGCGAGACCATGTCTCGAGGCTGTGTACCgtagtgagttaaaggccaggTTGGACAACTTACTAAGACtctgtttctaaaacaaaaaccaggctTGGTGAGatgtgtctataatcccagttcttgaAAGAAGCAGATGGATCAGGAGTTTAAGTGGTTCTTAGCTCTGTAGTGAGTTCAGCCAACCTGGActgtatgagaccctgtctcaaaacaaaacaaaaattaaagctgCACTAGTGGTGAAAAACTGTgaccccagcatttgagagggtAAGGCAAAAGGGTTgctgagagttcaagaccagcctggactatatcaAGACTGTCttaaacaacagtaacaaaaccaTGAAgtcaaaaatgaaggaaaaataaggTCTGTTAAATAGCTCAGAGGTAGATGACTTGCCTACTGTTTGCaattctgggttcaattccaactactctaaaaacaaaccaataaatacTGTACAGCCCAAGGACAtaggcaaaaaataaaacaaaacaaaaaaacccaagccaaaaaaaaaaatgcacctgTTTGAAAGCTCTGATATATACTGTTAGGAATTCTCTATGGGCACATACTACTACGTGCTCCATTTTACAGATATAACAACAGATAGTGAGTAGTTTAGTGGTTTGTGTGCCAGAGCTAGCACTTGAATAAGGTTGtgtgtgagacaaggtctcattctaTAACCTCGACTGGGTGAAACCCACagcagtcctgcctcagccttccaacgCTGGGGTTCTAAGTATGGGACACTATGCCTGGTTTGAATGAGATCTctcaatatgtagcagaggttggccttgaactcatagcaatcctcctgcctctgtcttccaagttctgagattacaggcattcaccaccactccccccctcccccttttttaaatgtttattgcaAATGCTGACTTTTAGAAATAACCTTTTTTCACTCTAAAGGTGGTAATCAttgcaaaaaataaattttagaaagttaaaaatagacaaaaatgattaatcattttctacattttaattttaatacgtGCAATTGTAGGCGATATTTATATTTCCTTCCagatttattttccctctcttcaACAAATGTTAAGCACTTATGGGCTAGGACCTGTACACATTGCTGGGGATAATTCAGTAGCCAACAGATCTCCTGTCCTCAAAAGGCTTACAGTCTACTACTTGGTTATAATTCTATTTCACTAGAGATCTAAGCTGTGACATTCTATGTAGTTTCAAGAAACAAACTCCAAGTGTGCTGGTTTACCAGGTCTGTGATTCCAACAATTGCTAGGCTAAGGAAGTAACATTGttgggagtttgagaccagcctggacgccacagttccaggctagcctgggccacagagtgagactctgtctcaaaaacaacaaaaacaaaaccgcaGAAGAACAAAACTCTAAATAATAAGTAGAAGGACATTTCGGGTGGGTCCAAGGCACCATGCTCAGCCTCCAAGTCTCACTTGAACGTCTTCCCAGAAACAAGATTCTTACAAGCGCCAAGCGCTATTGAGCTTGAGAGTACCTGCAGCATTTGGCAAAAATGACCGGAGGGTCCTCAAGGGAAAGGTTCAGGAGGGGGCAAATGGTACGTGGCATCTAGGAAAATGACTAGGGTCCCGACGCTTGTGAAAACGATGAATGTCCACAGAAAAAGACGGTCCACAACCATGGCCACAAACTGCCAGTCCTCCTTCAGCTAAGggtagacaaaaataaataaataactccagGTCTGGAGTTTTGGGGTGCCCACCCCTTTCAGTTTTCTGCCAAGGTATTGTTACTTGGAATGTGAGAAAAAGATAAGTAGCGCAAAAGTAAGGCTCCAGCTAGATATGAAAGCAAGGAAACCAGTCGGAAAGCAGGAAGGACAAACCAAGCACACTTCCAATCAGAAACGGAAGGGCCTGC
This window encodes:
- the Zbtb4 gene encoding zinc finger and BTB domain-containing protein 4, producing MPPPAEVTDPSHAPAVLHQLNEQRLRGLFCDVTLIAGDTKFPAHRSVLAASSPFFREALLASAPLPLPPVTGGSAPSPATTTAASSSSSSPPPASPHSSSPPRVLELPGVPAAAFSDVLNFIYSARLALPGGGGDGAAVAEIGALGRRLGISRLQGLGEGGDTWVPPAPTSMVTSDPTEDGLGAGPRTDGEWVGDKAEALTPDSQPRRPFPCPRCGKSFIHPKRLQTHEAQCRRGSNTRGSAGLGPGVSGSGGPAGVDASALPQPVGFRDGPEHVVKVVGGHVLYVCAACERSYVTLSSLKRHSNVHSWRRKYPCRYCEKVFALAEYRTKHEVWHTGERRYQCIFCWDTFVTYYNLKTHQRAFHGISPGLLASEKTPNGGYKPRLNTLKLYRLLPMRAAKRPYKTYSQGAPEAPLSPSLHTPAPAAMPASPQPLPPPAPEPGPPPSVITFAHPAPSVIVHGSSSSGAAGGGPAGTGGSQAASVITYTTPPRPPKKREYPPPPPEPTATPTSPASTAVSPATAAGPATATEEAKGRNLRAGRTLTYTAKPVGGLSGSGGSPTGTGRGSSQLQAPPPLCQITVRIGEEAIVKRRISETDLRPGELSGEEVEESEEEEEEEEEEDQEEQEESKAGGEDQLWRPYYSYKPKRKAGATAGGASGVSGLPRGRRPPRWRQKLERRGWEETPSVEGPGGRGRGERRHRCGDCAQAFATVRKLRKHQEAHSGGSHTSRTGRRSSTRFTCPHCAKVCKTAAALNRHGQRHAVERPGGTPTPVIAYSKGSIGTRPTDVKEEAPQEMQVSSSSGEAGSGSAAAAEASESASLQDPVISGGEEPPVAGGGSYVYPPVQEFPLALIGGSREPSAGKGKPGNEGSLGASEGDRMEGMGTAKVTFYPEPYPLVYGPQLLAAYPYNFSNLAALPVALNMVLPDEKGGGALPFLPGVFGYAVNPQAAPPTPPPPLPLPVSPKGIGGMTGVERTQKGDVG